From Patescibacteria group bacterium, the proteins below share one genomic window:
- a CDS encoding peptidoglycan recognition family protein, whose product MLKIEQRRIAHNYTKGRAGHKPRAIVIHIMSGYYNGTDAWFHNPASGASTHYGVSRKGQVRQWVGELDSAWHCGTLIKPTWKLIDPRVDPKFETIGIEHEGFQTDVWTPEMKAASAELIANIARRWKFPLDRDHVIGHYQLSGGRRDNCPSQGRNANHIIEELIELAKKF is encoded by the coding sequence ATGTTGAAAATTGAACAGCGACGGATCGCACACAACTACACGAAAGGTCGCGCCGGTCACAAGCCGCGTGCGATCGTGATACACATCATGTCCGGGTACTACAACGGCACTGATGCGTGGTTTCATAATCCAGCGTCCGGCGCATCTACTCACTATGGCGTGTCCCGCAAGGGGCAGGTGCGTCAGTGGGTGGGCGAGCTCGACAGCGCGTGGCATTGTGGGACGCTCATCAAGCCTACGTGGAAGCTGATCGACCCACGCGTTGATCCGAAGTTTGAAACGATCGGCATCGAACACGAGGGGTTTCAGACGGATGTGTGGACGCCGGAGATGAAAGCGGCAAGCGCGGAGCTCATCGCGAACATCGCGCGCCGGTGGAAGTTTCCCTTGGATCGGGATCATGTAATTGGACATTATCAGTTGTCGGGAGGTCGACGCGACAATTGCCCTTCACAGGGACGTAATGCGAATCACATCATCGAAGAATTAATCGAGCTCGCTAAAAAATTCTAA
- a CDS encoding LamG-like jellyroll fold domain-containing protein, whose amino-acid sequence MSSPRIFINVDEMPPAASSPLFSDTDPQITDKPADVPGKTGGETLLSSLKELTVGVGDTVFHADKQGIWLGSKQFNDATFRVNMAGQLYATGATISGSISASTIDIGGSDTTSWHVDINGNQWAGEDAFNTATNPFSVTNAGILRATGAIISGAITVTAGGVIGGFDIGSDYIRDTANSFGLASTVTSATELFSSTLFSDPNIVSYWRLEASSVDSVGSNNGTDTAITYSAGNGKFNNGAGFNGTSSQIYSQSSSFDISGTANFTIAVWVKLTALPTTATSYFDVVMTQEAADTTTYDKGIRIYGNGSASLYAYDGATKEASSAASSVAAGTYTSLIGTYDGTTLRLYVNGTLAGSVACSSTYNFTTPRLVFGHKVAAVSLSEYLNGAIDDAAYFSRALSASEIAGVAGGDDVRFWSGAAFADRVTASMWIKESGAMKVSSIIITGLQAGSSVDGQYLASLSVTAASIANATITGGKIATATITAANITAATITGTEIANATITGGKIALATITAANITAATITAAEIANATITGSKIAAGTITATNITAATITATEIANATITGAKIAAGTITASNITAATITAAEIANGTITGAKIASATITGANIASATIAGANIASATITGGNIAAATITGGNIASATISAANIVSATITTAEIASGTITGANIASSTITGANIAATTITATNITALTITAAEIANLTINGAKISSGAITPIKTTMPLFMVSAGTFTDNSPSAGSVAWSGVTIQFNGTEHTITSSNTSARYIVWDSTSPTAISGSATVPTVATTWLIGMNNSGTFLKTWDMPQIHGEQIQAATITGSQIGVATITATNITAATITATQIAAGTITATEIAAATITGAKIASGTITSTNIQDATITGADIASATITATNIANATITTTQISGTAGITGSQIANTTITAANITNATITTSQISATAGITGGQIASTTITSANISNATITTTQIANSTITGSNIANNTIAAANIVNATITATQIAAATITATEIANATITGAKIASGTITASNIASATITATQIATATITATNIASLTITAAEIANATITAGKLTISQLSAITADMGTITAGTVTGATIRTAASGARFQMTSTAFQGINGAGSTIFEVIVSGADAGDVIMGDDATGAYAKWDDSAGTFNVYANNTVTTSQGTFGGDGSDGALSTSSGTTTIDLGGAAYFVKNYTTVSITGTATVVFTNPHANGTFILIKCQGAMTMTTSAVAFNASGCGADTATNASYIYDALTHNGTSGANTSGAAGGAAGAQLALRTLYLFQQHKTFIAAPGAGGGSGGGGFNNNGSGFPASNGIAGGIGGRGGGVLIFECNGAWNFTTGSISVAGQAGTNGTDAGATTGSGGAGGGGGGGGMIGVLYRTLTADSGTYTITGGALGTGGICNPSAPNAFASGAGGGGAGSWNGAGTAGAAGSWSASNPAASGGTGADGLAIRQKNITFA is encoded by the coding sequence ATGAGCAGCCCCCGGATTTTTATCAACGTAGACGAGATGCCACCGGCTGCCTCAAGCCCGCTCTTTTCTGATACTGATCCACAAATCACGGACAAACCGGCTGATGTACCCGGAAAAACGGGAGGTGAAACCTTATTGTCAAGTCTGAAAGAATTAACAGTTGGTGTGGGAGACACGGTATTCCATGCGGACAAGCAGGGAATTTGGCTTGGCAGCAAACAGTTCAATGATGCAACATTCCGCGTCAACATGGCCGGACAACTCTATGCCACAGGCGCAACGATCTCGGGCTCGATCAGCGCGAGCACGATTGACATTGGCGGAAGCGACACAACAAGCTGGCACGTCGATATCAACGGCAATCAATGGGCGGGCGAAGACGCTTTTAATACAGCGACAAATCCTTTTTCAGTCACGAACGCGGGTATTCTCCGCGCGACCGGCGCAATAATTTCTGGCGCAATTACTGTCACAGCCGGAGGTGTTATCGGTGGTTTCGATATTGGGTCCGACTACATCCGCGATACAGCAAACTCATTCGGTCTTGCGTCAACCGTCACATCTGCAACGGAGCTTTTTAGCTCGACACTTTTCTCGGATCCGAACATCGTTTCGTATTGGAGACTTGAAGCAAGTTCAGTGGATAGTGTTGGCTCGAACAATGGAACAGATACCGCGATCACCTATTCCGCAGGAAACGGAAAGTTCAATAATGGTGCAGGATTTAATGGCACATCAAGTCAAATTTATTCTCAATCAAGCTCGTTCGATATATCAGGAACGGCTAATTTTACAATCGCTGTCTGGGTAAAACTCACCGCACTGCCTACAACGGCAACGAGTTATTTTGACGTAGTAATGACACAGGAGGCTGCCGACACCACAACGTATGACAAGGGTATTCGTATCTATGGCAACGGTAGTGCCTCACTCTATGCCTATGACGGAGCAACAAAAGAGGCATCATCAGCCGCAAGTTCGGTTGCTGCCGGGACATACACGTCGCTCATCGGTACGTATGACGGCACAACACTTCGCCTTTATGTAAACGGAACGCTTGCGGGTTCTGTTGCATGTTCAAGCACCTACAATTTCACAACACCACGCCTAGTTTTTGGTCACAAAGTTGCTGCTGTTTCACTTAGCGAATACCTTAATGGCGCGATAGACGACGCGGCATACTTCTCACGCGCACTTTCAGCGAGTGAGATCGCTGGTGTTGCAGGTGGCGACGATGTTCGTTTCTGGTCGGGCGCAGCTTTTGCCGACAGGGTGACAGCTTCGATGTGGATCAAGGAAAGTGGCGCAATGAAAGTTTCTAGCATCATCATTACAGGACTGCAAGCAGGATCGTCAGTCGACGGTCAATATCTTGCGTCCCTTTCTGTCACTGCCGCTTCGATTGCAAATGCGACCATTACCGGCGGAAAAATCGCAACAGCAACTATTACCGCAGCTAACATTACCGCAGCCACAATTACTGGAACAGAAATAGCGAACGCGACTATTACAGGTGGAAAGATAGCGCTCGCTACGATCACAGCCGCAAATATTACCGCGGCGACAATCACCGCAGCTGAAATTGCGAATGCAACGATCACAGGTTCTAAAATTGCGGCTGGTACTATTACCGCAACGAACATCACAGCAGCTACGATAACCGCGACCGAGATAGCGAATGCAACGATCACGGGCGCAAAGATTGCTGCCGGAACAATTACCGCCTCGAATATTACCGCCGCGACTATTACTGCCGCCGAAATTGCGAACGGTACTATAACCGGAGCGAAAATTGCATCTGCTACGATTACGGGCGCGAACATAGCATCCGCAACTATCGCAGGCGCAAACATCGCGTCAGCAACCATTACCGGAGGAAATATTGCAGCCGCTACCATTACGGGTGGCAATATCGCTTCTGCAACGATCTCGGCAGCGAACATTGTCAGCGCCACAATTACTACTGCTGAAATTGCATCCGGTACGATTACAGGTGCAAACATCGCTTCGAGCACGATTACCGGCGCGAACATTGCCGCAACCACAATCACTGCAACAAACATCACAGCCCTCACGATTACAGCGGCCGAGATTGCCAACCTTACAATCAACGGTGCAAAGATTTCTTCCGGGGCTATTACGCCAATTAAAACGACCATGCCTTTGTTCATGGTGTCAGCCGGAACATTTACAGACAACTCTCCTAGTGCTGGTTCAGTTGCCTGGTCGGGGGTAACGATTCAGTTCAATGGAACGGAGCATACAATCACGAGCAGCAACACTTCCGCGCGCTATATTGTTTGGGATTCTACATCGCCGACAGCGATTTCAGGTTCAGCGACCGTGCCAACAGTTGCAACGACGTGGCTCATTGGTATGAACAACAGCGGAACATTCCTCAAGACGTGGGACATGCCGCAGATTCATGGTGAGCAGATTCAAGCAGCAACGATTACCGGATCTCAAATTGGTGTCGCAACGATTACCGCAACAAACATCACAGCAGCAACAATTACCGCCACACAAATTGCAGCCGGTACCATTACTGCGACCGAAATTGCTGCTGCAACTATTACAGGCGCAAAGATTGCCTCGGGTACGATCACATCAACGAACATTCAAGACGCGACGATTACTGGAGCGGATATTGCGAGTGCAACAATTACCGCGACAAATATTGCCAATGCCACGATCACAACCACGCAGATCTCCGGGACTGCTGGCATCACAGGCTCTCAAATCGCGAACACCACAATCACAGCCGCAAACATTACAAACGCGACGATCACCACGTCGCAGATTTCTGCTACCGCTGGAATTACAGGTGGACAGATCGCGAGCACAACGATCACATCGGCAAACATTTCTAACGCAACAATCACGACGACGCAGATTGCTAACTCAACAATTACGGGATCGAACATTGCGAACAATACGATCGCGGCAGCGAATATCGTGAACGCAACCATTACAGCGACGCAGATTGCAGCAGCTACCATTACAGCGACCGAAATTGCCAACGCGACGATCACTGGGGCAAAAATTGCATCCGGTACCATTACTGCATCAAACATCGCGTCGGCGACAATCACGGCAACTCAAATCGCGACAGCTACGATTACCGCAACGAATATCGCAAGTTTGACCATTACCGCCGCGGAAATCGCCAATGCAACAATCACGGCTGGCAAGCTCACAATCTCGCAACTCTCGGCGATTACTGCCGACATGGGTACAATCACGGCTGGAACAGTAACGGGTGCAACAATCCGCACGGCTGCTTCTGGCGCGCGCTTCCAGATGACCTCGACAGCTTTTCAAGGTATCAACGGAGCGGGCAGCACCATTTTTGAAGTTATTGTTTCGGGTGCGGACGCGGGTGACGTTATCATGGGCGACGATGCAACCGGCGCATACGCGAAATGGGACGATTCAGCCGGGACATTTAATGTTTACGCAAACAACACAGTCACAACATCGCAAGGTACGTTTGGTGGAGACGGATCAGACGGCGCGCTTTCTACCTCATCGGGTACAACAACGATCGACCTTGGTGGCGCTGCGTATTTTGTAAAAAATTACACGACAGTCTCGATCACGGGCACAGCAACGGTTGTGTTCACAAATCCTCATGCAAACGGAACCTTCATTTTGATTAAGTGTCAGGGCGCAATGACGATGACGACCTCTGCAGTTGCTTTCAATGCTTCTGGTTGTGGCGCGGATACAGCAACAAACGCTTCGTATATTTATGATGCCTTAACACATAATGGAACAAGTGGGGCAAATACGTCCGGTGCGGCGGGTGGTGCGGCGGGTGCTCAACTTGCTCTTAGAACTCTTTATTTATTCCAACAACACAAAACATTTATCGCAGCCCCAGGAGCGGGTGGTGGTTCAGGTGGTGGTGGGTTCAATAACAATGGGTCAGGTTTTCCGGCATCAAACGGTATTGCTGGAGGTATAGGTGGGCGTGGTGGTGGTGTTCTTATTTTTGAATGTAACGGAGCATGGAACTTCACAACAGGTTCAATCTCGGTGGCAGGACAAGCAGGAACAAACGGAACTGACGCTGGAGCCACTACAGGTTCGGGAGGCGCAGGTGGAGGTGGTGGTGGCGGTGGTATGATCGGTGTTTTATATAGAACGCTTACAGCTGATTCGGGAACTTACACGATAACCGGCGGTGCTCTAGGTACTGGTGGAATTTGTAATCCGAGCGCGCCTAATGCATTTGCTAGTGGCGCAGGTGGAGGTGGTGCTGGTTCCTGGAATGGCGCGGGTACTGCCGGCGCTGCTGGAAGTTGGTCTGCAAGCAATCCTGCCGCTTCTGGTGGAACTGGTGCGGACGGTCTCGCTATTCGTCAGAAAAATATCACCTTCGCTTAA